Within the Vanacampus margaritifer isolate UIUO_Vmar chromosome 8, RoL_Vmar_1.0, whole genome shotgun sequence genome, the region TATGACAGGCGTGTCATCAGACTTGTCCATCATGCGCCAAGCGCACGCCATGATGCCGTCTTACACTTTCTTTTGCACTTGAGCATCCTTCATCATCGTTGCGCATCCTTCATCCTTCATCTTAGAAGAAGACCTGGAAACGGTCAACATGGCCCGAAATGGCTTCCTTAGATCCCAATGTTAGATGTCGTGTGTCTTTTCAAGCACGGCTACTTGAGACTTTTCCGATGGGTCGACTCATGATAGACGTACTGTAGTTCCTGTTGTTGCTAATTGATACTGATTATTCAATAAATGAGAACTGAATAGACGTCATTTGAAAAGGACTCTACTGGAAATCGCAAGTCCGACTTTTCAGGCCTGCCTTCTTGAGACAAATGTCACGTTAAGAATAGATCAACTGCTGAATTTTCAACGTAATACCGAAGAACAAAGCAATTTGCCAAAATGACACTAGAAAAACCAAAATGTCGGACATTCTGTGTCTGACTTTTTTCAAGACTTTTTTGATGCGTCCATAATCAACATTTCTCCGAAACGTCGTGTTGCTAAGCGGCACCGAGCTGAATTTTTCCAAAGTTTATAAAAAAGCCGATTGATTTCCAAATCTTCAACGATATCTACTGTAGTACATACCTGTAGATGTAAGGTCCGAACCTTCTCCGGGATTTGTGGGACTGCCTCCATCTCATTATCAGCCAGATACAAGTTGACCAGACCTGTCAGTTTCTGTCAGGTTATGATAATGACAATTTCATCAATCAGGATATCAGAATATCTTGCCAATATGTCTTCACCGTCTCCGACATGTTAGACTGAACATTGCTGTTAAGGTCAATTTGGTATTTTAGGAAGTGATGTCTACTTTGAAAGCAGTGGCTTTGACACCCTTGGTCTTCAGGAGGTTGTGGTTGGCGTTGAACGACATCAGCTTGGCAGGAAGCGCCGGAAGCTTGACGAGCCTGTTGTCCGCCAGCGACAGCTCCTCCAGCAGCGGCAGCCGAGCGAAGGCCCCGTCCTCAATCTCCGAGATCAGGTTCGCCGTGAGGTCGATCCTCTTCAGCGTTACTGTTGCGTGATGAAGAGGAAACACCGGCACCGCTCTTCATTTATCTTTGACGTCGCATGTTGAAGTTTTGGAATGTCCAATTTGGACTTGCAGTTCCCAAAATCTCTGCTATTGagcaaactcttttttttttttcccccttaaaaaaaaccactttatttattgattacttCCTGTGTGGATACTCTTGAATTGATTGGTTTGTGGTTTCGAACAGGTGACAAGCTTAATCAGTTAGTTTTGCCGCGGCCATGCCGCTGGCGTGTTACGCCGCAACTTACCGATGTCGGCAAAGTCCCTGGTGTtgatctttttaattttgttaaagCGTGCGTACAGGTACGCCGTCTCCTTGGGCAGGGTGGGAACGGCGGTCATGTCCGGGCTGACTTCCTCGCAGTACACCGAGCGGGTGAGGCAGACGCACAGCAGACAAGTGGGCAGGTCTGCAACACAAGAAAATACTTCATCCATTCATGGgttctttttgaaaaatgtcaccaGATGCGGCCATATCCATATCCAAAACGAAATTGGTGTCAGGGAAGCATTTTGAGTAAGAgttgtgtttgttgaaagcAATAGTCTGGCGAGTGTTTTACACATCACGCCAGATGCTGATGTCATCTAATTATAAGATTGTGGGAAAACGTCGTATTTGTTGGTATCTGCGGGAAAGTCACGGATCAATAAATGCTCAACTCTGGTCTACTGTTACGTGGCTGAGTTTGACGTGGTCTTTCCACAATGGCCGTTGAAACCAGCGTTTTCTGCCATTTTACTGGCTTGCTGTCCTGTGTGTAAGGTCTttgatgacactttttttttttttgggagtatGCACCGATACCACTAATGCTTTTTATACATGGAATTTCAATGAACACAATCAGAGATAATTGTGCAAAGACGCTTCCATTGTGACGCACATGACGACTCAGCAATGAGTATCGGTGGCTAGTATCAGCAGCTGTCATGATTATAAAAGCTGGTCAAAGTGAAATGGGGACCAAACAATAACAAGTCAAttacaagaaaagaaaatggaacTTGAAACCATGCTgtagtaaaaagttaaaaacgATGCATAATTCTAATAAACTACATTTTGGTTCATGAATCTGGAAAACACCTGGCTACAATTGTTAAAAAGATTGCAAAAACTCAGCCTATAATCTTAAAAGAGGAAGAATCAGATCATATTTATACAAATCATAAACATTGAAGGACTTTTACAAACATTTATACATTATAAGTGAAAGGTGAGTACCCAGCATCATTTCTTAAGTCAACAAAAAGAACATACGAGTAAAGCATTGATGATGAGATCGAAACTGCAATTAAGACGAAAGAAGGCCCCagcgatggatggatggatggatggatggatggatggatggatggatggatggatggatggatggatggatggatggctgtcTTATCCAATTTTACGCAATATTTTGGCCCAAAATTAAATCTCTATTCTTGGAGGtagtaaatgtatttgttaaagtagcactaaggaacttttcaaccttaataaaatattttcataatttttctgatgaaaactTAAAACGAGTTGAATGGTACCCTTGCCAtggcctcattttttttttactagcactgtgaggaggatggtaggaacacatTTGCCCATTTGTTGCAAAGACGGAAGTCCACTTGAATGTCGACacacaattactgctttcctggcagaagctgcaaaacaactgaaaagttttgcccgaggagaaaaaaaagaaaaacaaaaaagggaagctacccggataaatGGACtttcaaggatcaacattggcccggaaatcactcgctggcgtgagttaagaagaagaaaaaaagacgcaatgcgcttgtccctatgggaaatgtggtcttccttcaggcataacaataccgtttttgtccatatggtgccaccataatcaacataaatggaaagttccttagtgttgctttaaagaaaaaaagttgccagaAGCCATGTATTTTTGTGCCATTTGAGTGATTTCAAACCGTGCCATGGATGCAATAAACCTTCTGATTTTCAAATGATTAGTTCAATCAACAGTGACAAGAAAATCGGAACAAAAGTAGTGAAATAAGGCCGGTTCAATGCCGATACTGATTCCTGGATATTATCTCAATGGGGTCAACTGCAACGACCATTTGAATGTGCACCCCGTGAATGAATTCTTTGCAAATGAAGTTCGTTTTTTGTCTTACCTGATGCGTCTCCCCCCGCCGGGATGGGCCCGTCGTCTGGTTCGTCGGCCGAAGGCAGCGCTCTCTGCGGAATCAGTCGAACCCAATGTCAAAGACAAGTTTGTGTATACGTTGATTTGAAGTTAAGTCAAGTTCACGCCATATTTGTAATCCAGTTtgatcctgttttttttttctctctcatcgTCACTAATCAGTCAGTCAATTTTATTACATTCAGCCAGTTTTGCTGAATAAAAGCCGTTCTATTCTTAATTTGTCATGAAACAGTAAATGCTGTTGAGCGTCTGTGTCGGGCAGAATGATGTCCTTGTGTCGTTTGTCCGCTACACAGAACTTTGACTCCGGTCAATCGGAAAAGCATTTTTCTCGAGACAATTGCTGACGTGGCCGCACGCCGACATTGACACCAGCAGCAATGGTGGATTCTTGCGTCGCAGAAGCTGACGATCAGGATTTTGCTTTGACAGCAACAAGTGGAGATGGTGAACAATATAAAACACGGTTCTTAAATGCATGCATTTATTCCGCTCATTTGAATTGATTGCAACTGGACTACTGTTTGTCTGAGAGGACGTTGAGCCTCTTCTGTGATTTTCGAAGGCTTCATCTGTCATGCAACAAGGCTTGACCTTGACCTGGCTGGTGCAGTCCTAACCAAGCCTTGTACGTCGTTTCCAACTGGATTTCCGCTTTCTTGCCATGTAATCCTTAGACCTGCTCTTTGACGGAAGTGTAAAGTTCCAACACATTTCAAGCTTTTATGACTAAAGAACATCATCACATATAACAAAAGCTATCCGTAAAAAGCAATGTATCGCTGGACAATAAATGGAGCATCGAGGCTGGGGTTCACATTGCAAGTCTTCAGTATTCCGCTCGGCAACCGTGACCAAATTGATTGAGTGTTTAACAACAGATGGGAAAACTTGGGATTTTTCAGACTGTTCCGAGAAACAAGCGGTCCCGAGAGCGCTAAGTGCAAATCACATTGAAAAATGGACTTGCTCGATTCATGCAGCGTTTTCACCGCAAAGCCGTCAAAGGTTTGGTTTGGTTGGCTGGCGAGCTTGTGAAACGCCTTCTTGTGGTTGTGT harbors:
- the ogna gene encoding osteoglycin, paralog a, which codes for MASSMRALVLTCMLLAPWLAAGTAAGSHGDAGPAAGATPGRQLGSFYGSYFRSTRARRALPSADEPDDGPIPAGGDASDLPTCLLCVCLTRSVYCEEVSPDMTAVPTLPKETAYLYARFNKIKKINTRDFADIVTLKRIDLTANLISEIEDGAFARLPLLEELSLADNRLVKLPALPAKLMSFNANHNLLKTKGVKATAFKKLTGLVNLYLADNEMEAVPQIPEKVRTLHLQNNNITDVNIDTFCRSNDTYYLRPSLSEVRLDGNPVVLSKYADSFTCMKVLPIGRYR